From a single Rutidosis leptorrhynchoides isolate AG116_Rl617_1_P2 chromosome 5, CSIRO_AGI_Rlap_v1, whole genome shotgun sequence genomic region:
- the LOC139847544 gene encoding protein OVEREXPRESSOR OF CATIONIC PEROXIDASE 3-like encodes MAALIYQFCMNMNMTTTIQFPSTSTYTPNHLTLVNQNSLSSRFSVVTCARRRSSSSLPSSKKKKQGLSPKNAGKEEDIEADAFELLFKQLEEDLKNDGLSFDDDDDEITEEDLVKLERELEEALADDELLGLFDDTEDDDVIEVEVKGDKKSRNKKGTTVNEVIEKEIKFNNVEEEDEKVIDVDVIAYDDKDEDEVEEEDEDDDEDDDDGPLELKRWQLRRLAYALKEGRRKTNIKNLAADLCLDRAIVLELLRDPPPDLLMLSASLPDKPDSKVLQPVIKPEDAILLETEKDVVNAKTTAKVPIHQMQNNWSSQKRMKKVHLETLERVYRRSKRPTNAMISNIVHVTKIPRKKVLKWFEDKRGEDGVPDQRLPYQRDPEVVDEVEISHDNATEGDKFI; translated from the exons ATGGCTGCTTTAATTTATCAATTctgtatgaatatgaatatgaccaCCACAATTCAATTTCCTTCAACTTCAACTTATACCCCAAATCATCTCACGCTTGTTAACCAAAACTCACTGTCTTCTCGTTTCTCCGTCGTTACCTGTGCTCGCCGTCGTTCTAGTTCTTCACTCCCGTCTTCCAAGAAAAAAaag CAAGGTTTGAGTCCGAAAAATGCGGGTAAGGAGGAAGATATTGAAGCGGATGCATTTGAATTACTGTTTAAGCAGTTAGAAGAGGATCTTAAAAACGATGGCTTATCatttgatgacgatgatgatgagatAACTGAGGAAGATCTTGTAAAGCTTGAACGTGAGTTGGAGGAAGCATTAGCTGATGACGAGTTGCTAGGATTGTTTGATGATACCGAGGATGATGACGTAATTGAGGTAGAAGTGAAGGGAGACAAAAAGTCGAGGAATAAAAAAGGTACAACGGTGAATGAAGTAATTGAGAAGGAAATTAAATTTAATAATGTGGAAGAAGAGGATGAGAAGGTCATAGATGTTGATGTAATAGCTTATGATGacaaagatgaagatgaagttgaagaggaagatgaagatgacgatgaagatgatgatgatggaccaCTGGAACTCAAAAGGTGGCAGCTTCGGAGGTTGGCTTATGCGCTAAAAGAGGGACGCCGTAAAACTAAT ATCAAGAATCTGGCTGCAGATTTATGCCTGGATCGAGCTATTGTTCTTGAACTATTGCGGGACCCACCTCCCGATCTCCTTATGCTGAGTGCTTCGTTACCTGATAAACCTGATTCAAAGGTATTGCAGCCTGTAATCAAACCCGAGGATGCTATTCTTTTAGAAACCGAAAAAGACGTTGTAAATGCGAAAACCACTGCAAAAGTTCCTATTCATCAAATGCAAAATAACTGGTCTTCTCAAAAAAGAATGAAGAAAGTACACCTTGAAACGCTCGAGAGAGTATATAGACGATCAAAACGCCCCACT AATGCTATGATTAGCAATATTGTGCACGTGACAAAAATACCACGCAAGAAAGTTCTGAAATGGTTCGAAGATAAACGTGGTGAAGATGGTGTTCCTGATCAGCGCCTACCTTATCAACG GGACCCAGAAGTAGTAGATGAGGTAGAGATTAGCCATGACAATGCTACAGAAGGCGACAAATTCATTTAG
- the LOC139848211 gene encoding uncharacterized protein gives MAKFSNLPTHASRLFFLLIVLQIPFFRIPCRSGMCTSPIHVTSSQLVASDVFPIAAVKGLLYPGAVFNGLIHNMSVPSWNNVLDIYNLTDIKGASAMPDLQRLEVLAGSYFSVAGAFIGLLKPQRMSMFGTLLIVWGLVKEGLLGKPVNTDPTRSVYVYPTMLIAVLCAFSSVKYNFQKAAAKPAPRPIAKPLKSSKKSKLK, from the exons ATGGCCAAGTTCTCGAATCTACCGACACATGCATCTCGCCTCTTCTTCCTTCTTATCGTACTTCAAATTCCTTTTTTtag gaTACCATGTAGATCGGGTATGTGTACATCGCCTATCCACGTTACATCTAGCCAGTTGGTCGCAAGTGATGTCTTTCCGATAGCTGCAGTTAAGGGTCTTCTCTACCCGGGAGCCGTTTTTAACGGTTTAATCCACAATATGAGTGTTCCAAGCTGGAATAATGTACTAGACATTTACAACCTGACTGATATAAAAGGTGCCTCTGCAATGCCTGATCTACAACGTTTGGAG GTTCTCGCAGGAAGTTACTTTTCTGTAGCTGGAGCATTTATCGGGTTACTAAAACCTCAACGAATGAGCATGTTCGGGACACTTTTAATTGTATGGGGACTTGTCAAAGAAGGACTTCTTGGAAAACCAGTTAACACCGACCCCACAAGATCCGTTTACGTCTACCCAACGATGCTAATTGCCGTACTTTGCGCCTTCTCTTCTGTCAAGTACAATTTCCAGAAAGCTGCTGCAAAACCTGCCCCTCGTCCTATAGCGAAACCTCTTAAAAGCTCCAAAAAATCAAAGTTGAAATGA